A window of the Longimicrobiaceae bacterium genome harbors these coding sequences:
- a CDS encoding class I SAM-dependent RNA methyltransferase, whose translation AEVRIDSIAAGGEGVGRLADGRVVFVHRTAPGDLAEVALTERRDRWARGRLLRVLEPSGDRREAPCPFYAECGGCTLEHLTYDAQLRAKGRIVSDALTRIGQIPTEPPEVVPSPSEHRYRNRVSFALRRLGRGEVVAGFHALGDPDRIVDLDGRCLLPEEPIARVWDSVRASWGPEARRLPSGDQLRLTLRASAGGEVSLLVEGGFSPGRPQELLDAVPGLVAVWHRPGAASPTLIAGAPGLPETWGDETVELSGAAFLQVNRGAAALLEAHVMERIGDPAGLRVVDAYCGIGLHARRLARAGASVVGIELDPEAVAEAQRSAPEGAAFVEGPVEALLPEHLPADLVILNPPRAGVAPEVAEALAAAPPRRIVYVSCDPATLARDLRRLGEPFRVESVRSFDLFPQTAHVESVVVLSSTES comes from the coding sequence GCCGAGGTGCGGATCGACTCCATCGCCGCGGGGGGCGAGGGCGTCGGGCGCCTCGCCGACGGGCGCGTGGTCTTCGTGCACCGCACCGCCCCCGGCGACCTGGCGGAGGTGGCGCTGACCGAGCGCCGCGACCGCTGGGCGCGGGGGCGCCTGCTGCGCGTGCTGGAGCCGTCCGGCGACCGGCGGGAGGCGCCGTGCCCCTTCTACGCCGAGTGCGGCGGGTGCACGCTGGAGCACCTTACGTACGACGCGCAGCTCCGCGCCAAGGGCCGCATCGTCTCGGACGCGCTCACCCGCATCGGCCAGATCCCCACGGAGCCGCCGGAGGTGGTCCCCTCGCCGTCGGAGCACCGCTACCGCAACCGCGTCTCCTTCGCGCTGCGCAGGCTCGGGCGCGGCGAGGTGGTCGCGGGCTTCCACGCGCTGGGCGATCCGGACCGCATCGTGGACCTGGACGGCCGCTGCCTCCTCCCCGAGGAGCCCATCGCCCGCGTCTGGGACTCGGTCCGCGCCAGCTGGGGCCCCGAGGCGCGCCGCCTCCCCTCCGGCGACCAGCTCCGGCTGACGCTGCGCGCCAGCGCCGGGGGCGAGGTCTCCCTCCTGGTGGAGGGCGGATTCTCGCCCGGACGGCCGCAGGAGCTGCTGGACGCCGTCCCGGGGCTGGTCGCCGTCTGGCACCGGCCCGGCGCGGCGTCGCCCACGCTGATCGCCGGTGCCCCCGGCCTCCCGGAGACCTGGGGCGACGAGACGGTGGAGCTGAGCGGGGCCGCCTTCCTGCAGGTGAACCGCGGCGCCGCCGCGCTCCTGGAGGCGCACGTGATGGAGCGGATCGGGGACCCCGCCGGCCTGCGCGTGGTGGACGCCTACTGCGGGATCGGGCTGCACGCGCGCCGGCTCGCGCGCGCGGGGGCGAGCGTCGTCGGGATCGAGCTGGACCCGGAGGCCGTCGCGGAGGCGCAGCGGAGCGCCCCCGAGGGCGCCGCCTTCGTGGAGGGACCGGTGGAGGCGCTGCTCCCGGAGCACCTCCCGGCCGACCTGGTGATCCTGAACCCGCCGCGCGCCGGGGTGGCGCCGGAGGTGGCGGAAGCGCTCGCGGCGGCCCCGCCGCGCCGAATCGTCTACGTGTCCTGCGACCCCGCGACGCTCGCGCGCGACCTCCGCCGCCTGGGCGAGCCGTTCCGCGTGGAGAGCGTCCGCTCGTTCGACCTGTTCCCGCAGACGGCGCACGTCGAGAGCGTCGTGGTACTGTCCTCAACAGAAAGCTGA
- a CDS encoding biotin/lipoyl-containing protein yields the protein MRYFVTIAGREIEVDLTGPTPVVDGTPVHAEMAALPGTPVRNLLVDGRSHPFVAQAGERRGRWEISVEGTRLTADAIDERTRAIREMTGGADLEAEKTIAAPMPGLVVRVEVEVGQQVRAGQGVVIVEAMKMENELKAPADGVVARIEAQAGQTVEKGATLIVLE from the coding sequence ATGCGATACTTCGTAACCATCGCCGGCCGCGAGATCGAGGTGGACCTCACCGGCCCCACGCCCGTCGTCGACGGCACCCCGGTGCACGCCGAGATGGCCGCCCTCCCGGGCACCCCGGTCCGCAACCTCCTGGTGGACGGGCGGTCCCATCCGTTCGTCGCCCAGGCCGGCGAGCGCCGCGGCCGCTGGGAGATCAGCGTGGAAGGCACCCGCCTCACGGCCGACGCCATCGACGAGCGGACGCGCGCCATCCGCGAGATGACCGGCGGCGCCGACCTGGAGGCGGAGAAGACCATCGCCGCGCCCATGCCGGGGCTGGTGGTGCGGGTCGAGGTCGAGGTCGGGCAGCAGGTTCGGGCGGGGCAGGGGGTGGTGATCGTGGAGGCCATGAAGATGGAGAACGAGCTGAAGGCCCCCGCGGACGGAGTGGTCGCCCGCATCGAGGCACAGGCCGGGCAGACCGTGGAGAAGGGCGCCACGCTGATCGTGCTCGAATAG